In Nomascus leucogenys isolate Asia chromosome 25, Asia_NLE_v1, whole genome shotgun sequence, a single genomic region encodes these proteins:
- the LOC115833172 gene encoding keratin-associated protein 19-7, which yields MTYSGSYCGGLGYSCGGFGGLGYGYSCGCGSFRNLGYGCGYGGYRYSCCHPSCYGGYWSSGFY from the coding sequence ATGACGTACTCCGGCAGCTACTGTGGAGGCCTAGGCTACAGCTGTGGAGGATTCGGTGGCCTGGGCTATGGCTATAGCTGTGGATGTGGCAGCTTCCGCAATCTGGGCTATGGCTGTGGCTATGGAGGCTACAGATACAGCTGCTGCCACCCATCATGCTATGGGGGTTACTGGTCTTCTGGATTCTATTGA